GTCTATCTAGATAGTTTTATTAACAATAGAGAATTCTATGATAAAAATCTAAAAGTAGATACAAAGCTTAGTAATGATATAGCAAACTTTGCAACAGGATTTGCAAAAGGTGGAATAAATCTTGTAAAAGATACAATAACGGGAGTTTATTATCTAGTAAGTAACCCAAAAGAATTTGTCAATGTGTTAGCTAATATCCCAAATATACCAAGTGAAATAAAAGAAGGTATAGACAAAGGCGACCTTGATGTAGTATTAGGTGACTATGAGAGTGTAACTGCAAGAGATACTGAATTTATAGCTGGACTTACTGGCTCTGGTGCTGTTGCAAACAAAGCTGGAAAAGCAGCTTGGGATAGGTTTGGTAAAAAGCCTAGTGAGGTAACTAGTGATGTTACTAAAATAGACAATCCAACTTCTAACACAAATATAAAACACAATGGAAATAGTGGTAATGATGGGGTTGGGGTTACTGGAAATGAAGATAGGGTAGCTACTGGCACTGTTGGAGACATTGTTGAGAATAAAATTACAAGTAAAGAAACCGTATTAGAAATTTTTAATACAGTTGGTGTAAGATCTATCGGAAAAGGGAGTAAAGGAGTTAGACTTGTTAAAGACAATAATGAATTGAACTTGGTGTGGGATAAATTAACAAAAGATGCAAAAGATATTAAGCCAGTTTTAGCTAATGATAAGACAATTATAATTAGAAAAGAGCTTGATGATGGAACTATAATAAAATATAGACCCACCTCTAAAAGTGGCGGAGCTACTATTGAAATTGAGCCGGTAGGTGGTGGAATTCGTAAAATTCACTATAAGGAGTAAAAATGAAATACAAGATAATAAAAAGCGATAGTGATGGTTGGTATTTTAATGATGATTTTGAAATGATCAGATATTTTGGATTAGACGATGATGACACCTTTTTAAAATTTTTAATTCAAATTCCAAATATTACAAAAATTGATATTTTAGAATATTTTGAACTAGCAATTTTGGAATTATGTTATTTCTATGAACCAGATATGTCTCGAAATTATTATATACACGAAGAATTAGATAATAAATTTGGTGAAAATTCTCCCAATGCAACTTACGCAAGTGAATTTTATGCTGTTGTGGGGCAACTTTTTTTAGCTGGATTTATTGATTTTGGTGTAGAAGATGGTAATTTAGATGAACTCGGAACGGATTTTTGAGACAAATTATCCAAAATAGATTTAGGTATGACTATTTATGAAAAAATGGATTTATTTTAGAAATAATTATTTTTATAACAAGAAAAATTTATAAAAAGCGGATTTGATAAAGATGAATACGAAAATATTAAATTTCTTTTTAAAGATATGTGGCGACATCCTTGTACTTGGCTTGCATATATGCCTTGGATATGCATAACAAAAATGGAGAAAAAAATATCTAAAAAGAAGTTTTATATCTAGAAAATTATAATAAATACAAAAAAATATAGAAATCGAGATAGATGATAATGGAGAAGTACTATGGCAAGGAGTTACAGAACTGGACTAAGGAACCGCTTAAAAAGGAGAAGGTGTGAGATATTATGATGGTAAAGGTGGTTCGTTTGAATTAAATCAAGGATATAAAAATCCAAGGATGATATTCATGGTAATCCGTATCTGAAAGTAACAGTCGGTAGTGAAATTGTTCATATTCCGTTAAAGTAGGCAAAAAAATGAAAAAGACGATTTAATAGAATTTTTATCTTCAACTATTGAAGAAGATGCGATAATAAGTAGAATTTATAATTTATTTCATAACGAATGGAGAATATTCATTAGATGAACTAAATGAAATAATAAATTTTGGCATTAAAAAAACGGAGATTTAGTTATAGAAAATGTAGAAGATACAACTATACATTATAATACGATAGATTGGCGATTGGATAATGTATATCAAGAAAATTTTAATGGTTGATATTTATAAATATATGCCACTTTTTATTTAATGAAAACCCACAAGTGCCAAAAAGAGTATGAACAATTTATAAATGAACTTACAAAAATAAAAATAAAAAATTTGCTTAGTAATAGAAAATTTGCCAAGACCAAAGATGATAACAAATCCATGCTTACAGGATACAATGATTGAAAATGATTTGCAAGGAAAGGATTTGTTTGAACTTGAAAAAGATAAAAATAAAAATTTTATCTACTGATTTTGCAAATTTTTAATGATGAAGCATTTAGATATTATTTGCCACAATTTATCTATTTTTTTATTTGATGTGGTCAGAATTTATAGTCGAAGACATGTTTATACAAGTATTTTTTTAAATCAGATTTGCTTAATGAAAAAACGTATAGATTTTTTTGCAGTTTAAGATAGATGAAAAAGAGATAATTGTTGAATTTTTGCAAAAATTTATGATGAAATTTACAATATAACCAAAACAAAAGAGTATAAAAGAGCTTAAGGTTTGGGAGCAAGAAGAAGTTATAGTGCCATTTAAGGCTTATAAAAACAGAGATTAAAGAAGCCATAGCATTGTGGAAAGTCACAAATTAGATAGTTCTCTTAATACTAAACAAGGTTGGATTTTAAGAATACAAGATACAAGTGGCAATTACTTAGATAATTTTGGAAATATTGGTGGTAGAAAAGAAAATAGAACGCATATACCAATTTACGGAAATCTTAATGCTATTATGGGAAAATAAAAATGTATCAACTAAAAAAATATTATTAGAAAGGCTATTTGAATTAGCTTCTACTGAATATCAAAAAAAATATATAGACAATGCTACTACTGATAAATATACTTGGGGCGATGAATTAGTAAATGAGATAATTAATCCATTAGAACTTATACAAAGGCCAGAAAATAAGTACTTATTTGATAATAATGAGCTCCTAGCTATAAAAGAATATAAAAATAAACTTGATACTATTTGTAAAAATAATAATACGGATACAGATAATGATTTTGATGAAGATGCGAACTTGATAGCTGAACATAAAGTTTAATAATGTAGTATTGGTAAAAATCAATAAATTTACTTCCTTGCATTTACTATTTCTAAGATGGTGCTATATAAAACTAGATGAGGGTAAATTTGAAGCGATGACAAGCATTGATAGGCTAAATTTATACTTAAAGTGGTGGAAAAATAATAGAAAATACGGCGGTAGAAATTATTGGGGATAGTCAAAAATGAGAGAGCTTTATAAGATTTATTTAAAGGGCAATGCGCAATTAGGGCAGACACCAAAAACAATTCACTATTCTGGCAGCACTCTTTTGCCAAAGCCATTTGCACTAAGTATTGTCAAGTATAGTGACAATGAAGGATATTATTTGCTTTATCTTGACAAATTTGGAGAAGAGCAGGCAGATACGTATCATGAGACTTTAGAAGATGCTTTTGGGCAAGCAGAATTTGAATTTGGCGTAAAAAAAGATGAGTGGTTTTTGGTAAAAAATCAATAATCTTGCAGGATAGTTCAAAAAAGAGTTTGCGGTGAATAAAAAGTTAAAAATAGTTTTACAAACAGAATTCGCATGTGATAGCGTATTTTGGATATATGATGAATTTGGTGAAAACATAAATGGTGGAACGTGGGTAGAGCAAGAAGATGAAATATCTTGGGATAGCAAACTTCCAGATGAACTGCTATCTTGCCCAGATATAAAAAGGCTCTCTACGGAAATTATGAAAGAATACAATAGTCTTTTTATAAACAATGAAAAAGAATTTAGCTATAAGGGTTTTGCCAGTCCCAAATCCGAAGCAAAATACATGCAAAAAATCAATGAGCTTAGAAAAATTGTATATAAAAAATGTAACGACAAATACGAAATAGTAGATGATTTGCGTTAAAATACGCTTTTAAATTATGATTAATAAATCCCATAAAAGATACAATAACAAGATTTTATTATCACAAAAAGGAACTCTAATGAAAAAATTTATAGTTATGTCAATAGTACTCATCACTTCACATCTTTACTCAAACGATCGTATCCAGCCTAGCTTTGATTGTTCTAAAGCTAAAACAAGAGTAGAAAAACTAGTATGTTCTGACGAAGATATATCAAGAGTAGATAGAGATATGCAAAAAGCCTATGATCTAATGATGGGCAAATATGACATCCCTTATATGAATGAAGAGGCTAAAGAGGAGATAAAGCCATATTTAGAAAAGCTTAAACAAAGTCAGATCGACTGGGTTAAGTATAGAGATAAGTATTGCAATACAAAAAAAGATGAAAAAGAATTTAGAAGCTGTGTCTTTAGTAGATATATTAATAGAATACAATCTATAGTGCCAAGTTATAATTGGAGAATAGGTTTTTCAATAAATGATAAAAATAGCACAAATGATCTATGCTATAACTACTTTACTCAAAAATTCTGGATGGACTCCCCAAAGCCTGTAAATAAAGATAACCCACCTTATGGAGAAGATAAAGAGTTTTATGAGAAATTTATCATTAATGCTCTTGGCAAAGACATCGCAGCGAGGGAATTAAATACCACTAAAAATTATTACTACACACAACTTGATGGAGCTCCAGTTGGAAGTTACATCATGTGTGTAGGTATAGGCGGAGAAGAGAAAGATATATATGATCTAAGAAATAAAACATATAAGCCTTATTGCAGACAGTCTAGTATGCAGTTTGGTGATTTTTTAAATGGGGATTATATAAAACCTGGGAGAAAACCAGAGTCTGGACTTAAATTTAAAGAGGTAGAAGAGACTAAAGAAGAGTTTAAAAAAAGAGGTCTAGACTATGAAAAAAGATGATAGCTTTTTCAACAGAAGTCTATAAAAACTGTTAAAAAAATCATACAGATCACTTTATTAACTTCTTATATACTTTTTTTCTAAAAAAACTATGATGCAAATATACTTTCAGATGGGATGGTAAGAATACTATATGCTTCAAATTTAGGCTGGGAAAAATCAAAAGAGAAATTTGGAGAACATTTTCTCTCAAGTAAATCTTCTGATTGGCCTATTCTTATAGTTGCTGATAAATTTTTCTTTAGGGTTTTTACGGGAGAATATGCTAATAATCTTATATGTAGAATGCCTATCCAAAGCAGATTTAAAGATAGAAATGATACTAAGCTTATAAGAGAGTATCTTAATCAGTTTAAGGAGTTTTAATGAAAAAAATTATAGTTATATCTTTGTTGTTATTTACATCAAACCTCTACTCAAGTGAAAAAATCCAGCCTAGCTTTGATTGTTCTAAAGCTAAAACAAGAGTAGAAAAACTAGTATGTTCTGACGAAGTTCTTTCTACACTAGATAGAGATATGCAAAAAGCCTATGATCTAATGATGGGCAAATATGACCTTGCTTATATGAATGAAGAGGCTAAAGAGAAGATAAAGCCATATTTAGAAAAGCTAAAACAAAGTCAGATAAAATGGACTAAGGATAGAGATGCATGCAGTAGTAAAAAGGACAAGAAAGAATTTAGAAGTTGTGTTTTTAGTAGCTACGACAATAGGCTAAGTATTATAATATCAGATTATGACGTAAAAACAGGGTTTTCAATAAATGATAAAAATAGCACAAATGATCTATGCTATAACTACTTTACTCAAAAATTCTGGATGGACTCCCCAAAGCCTGTAAATAAAGATAATCCACCTTACGGGGAAGATAAAGAGTTTTATGAGAAATTTCTAATTAATGCTCTTGGTAAAGACATTGCGAAAAGAGAGTTAAATACCACTAAGAACTATTACTACACAAAGCTTGATTTTGCTCCAGTTGGAAGCTTTATCATGTGCGTAGGCATAGGCGGAGAAGAGAAAGAGATATATGATCTAAGAAGTAAAACATATAAGCCTTATTGCACAAGGTCTAGTATGAGATTTGATGATTTTTTATATGGATACTCTACGATAGATAGTAAAAACCCTAAATTTAAAGAGGTAGAAGATACCAAGGAAGAGTTTAAAAAAAGAGGCTTAGACTATGAAAAGGATGAAAATTTTCCAACAGAAGTCTATAAAAAAGTTATAAAAAATGATACATATGGTTTTAGTAGTGCAATATATGGTATTGATAAAAGCTATGATGCAAATATACTTTCAGATGGAATGGTTAGGATACTATATGCTTCAAGTTTAGGAGTAGACGTTAAGGACAAATTTGGAGATTATGTTGACACAAATAATTATTCCACTACGCCTTCTCTTATTATAGCTGATAAATTTTTCTTTAGAGTTTTTGCAGGAGGACATGGTAATAAGCTTATATGTAGAATGCCTATCCAAAGCAGATTTAAAGATAGAAATGATACTAAGCTTATAAGAGAGTATCTTAACCAGTTTAAGGAGTTTTAATGCCAATAAATGAGAGAAATGCTAGCAATTTTAAAAATAAACTAAGAGATACATTAAAAGATGCTGAAGATTTTATATATGAACTATATTACGATACTAATAAGATAGCTACTATAGGTTGCGGTTTTAATGTAACCTTAAAAGATATATTACAAAAAGTTTGTGATAAGAAATATTCTGATCCTAAGATGGATGAAAAAGAATTTACTGGACTACTTAATACTATCAATGGAGTAGAGGTAAAAACTAATGAAAATCTAAGATCTAAGGTATCAGAGTATCTTGATAGCATAAAGACAGAAGATGGAAAGAGTGCTAAATTTGGAGAATTTAATTTAGATGATAAACAAATCGGCGATATATTGCCAGAGGTTGTTGAAATATTTAGAGATGGTCTAAATAAAAAACTAGCCTATACCTCTATAAGCCCACAAGAGAGTAAGATAGATGAAAATAGTATAGGTAGCAATGAATATATAGCCCTAATGAGCATGACATATAATAATCCAAGCCTTGTAGGAGACGGTCTAAAAGCTCGCTTAAGAGCTAGAAACCGCTTTGGAGCTTGGTATGAGATAAGATATAAGAGTAATGGTGATAATAATATAGGCATAGCTAAACGAAGATTTATAGAGTCAAATGAATTTGGACTTTTTGAAAGTAATGAAAATAATGAAGCGCTTAATAATAATGCCCTAACTAACATAAGCATAAACGCAATATCCTTTGAAGAGTGTTTGGATCTATTTTCTCTTTTAAACGTAGCAAAGATAAAAGAGAAAGATGAACCATCTATAACCTATCTACAAAACGCTATAGCTTATGAGACCACTAAGGAATTTAAAGGCAATAGAACTATAGCTGGCTACTCAAGGGGAAATGCTGATTTCAACACACACTACAGAAAATACAATACTATCTTGCAATTTTTTGCAGATAAGATAAATGCTCTTTTAAAAGATGTCACCTCAAAAACCTTTAAGCTAGAAGATATCTATGTGATCACCACAAAAGATGATAATAGCCATAATATCTCAAGGATAAATAAACTCTTAAAGATAAGAGCAGAAAATGGTGAGTTTAGGCCTGAGGCTAAGAGAGATATCTTGCTTATATATCCAACAGCTTCAGCCCTTCCTGTAATGCCTATCCAACCAAAAAACACAACCTTTACTATCGTCTTAGCAGATAATACATCGCTTGATTGTTCAAATTTAAACCCAGATGGAAATAGCAATGAGAGTGAGATAGTGCTTATGAACTATAAGCAAGATGTAAGAGAGCCTAATAAAAACTCAAGAGATGAAGAGATAAGCTTTATAAAGCCTTCTACAAATGGTGAGACTATCATATATAAAAATGCTAATGGAATTTTCATATCACAAGATGAGGGATATGCCTTTAATAGCGGCAATGTAATAACTCTTAACTTCTTTGAAAAAATGAACTTTAATCTCTTAAATTTTGCTAAAGAAAACAGCTATAGCATAAGAAGCGACAAGGCTTCAAGCATGTTTGATATAAAGCTAAGGCTACCAGACGCTACTGATAGTATCTCTACAAAAAATGAAGGAAATTTCAACCTAGTAGTGAGTGATCTGATCATAGAGGATGAAGAGGGTAAAAGCTCCGATATAAAAGAGGTGTATCTTCATAATGGTGAAGATAAAAGGGTCTATCCCTCTTACTACCTAAAGAAAAACGATGATAAAGATGTAGATAGTAATAGTAGCTCTGAAAACTCATACACGGCTAAATTTAGAATAAATATAAATTTAGACAAAAACTCTTCAGGCTTTAAAAAAACTTCAAAATTTATCATAGCTACATTTGATCTAAGCAAAAGGTATGACACTGGCGAGATACATGCTAAAGAAGACACCGCTGTTGTAACTTTGGCTAGTAAAGATAAAAA
This genomic stretch from Campylobacter concisus harbors:
- a CDS encoding lysozyme inhibitor LprI family protein produces the protein MKKFIVMSIVLITSHLYSNDRIQPSFDCSKAKTRVEKLVCSDEDISRVDRDMQKAYDLMMGKYDIPYMNEEAKEEIKPYLEKLKQSQIDWVKYRDKYCNTKKDEKEFRSCVFSRYINRIQSIVPSYNWRIGFSINDKNSTNDLCYNYFTQKFWMDSPKPVNKDNPPYGEDKEFYEKFIINALGKDIAARELNTTKNYYYTQLDGAPVGSYIMCVGIGGEEKDIYDLRNKTYKPYCRQSSMQFGDFLNGDYIKPGRKPESGLKFKEVEETKEEFKKRGLDYEKR
- a CDS encoding lysozyme inhibitor LprI family protein, whose protein sequence is MKKIIVISLLLFTSNLYSSEKIQPSFDCSKAKTRVEKLVCSDEVLSTLDRDMQKAYDLMMGKYDLAYMNEEAKEKIKPYLEKLKQSQIKWTKDRDACSSKKDKKEFRSCVFSSYDNRLSIIISDYDVKTGFSINDKNSTNDLCYNYFTQKFWMDSPKPVNKDNPPYGEDKEFYEKFLINALGKDIAKRELNTTKNYYYTKLDFAPVGSFIMCVGIGGEEKEIYDLRSKTYKPYCTRSSMRFDDFLYGYSTIDSKNPKFKEVEDTKEEFKKRGLDYEKDENFPTEVYKKVIKNDTYGFSSAIYGIDKSYDANILSDGMVRILYASSLGVDVKDKFGDYVDTNNYSTTPSLIIADKFFFRVFAGGHGNKLICRMPIQSRFKDRNDTKLIREYLNQFKEF